A single region of the Thermococcus zilligii AN1 genome encodes:
- a CDS encoding aminotransferase class I/II-fold pyridoxal phosphate-dependent enzyme: MLEPVKFSSYHGGAREEGLLDFSASLNPYPPEWLDEMFERAKGISDRYPYYERLEEGLSELIGEEVTVTAGITEALYLLGTLALRGRKVVVPRHTYGEYERTAHIFGAEVIKGPNEPWKLAELVEKDSVVFFCNPNNPDGRFYRVKELKPLLDAAEDNKALLVLDEAFMDFVKNFESPEGENVVKLRTFTKGYGLPGIRVGYVIGFPEAFRSVRMPWGIGSTGAAFLEFLLEDRLKHLKKTVPLIWREKERIEKALNVRSDANFFIKRVGDAKKVVEALRGRGILVRSCESFGLPEHIRFSVKRPEENEILVRALKEV, from the coding sequence ATGCTTGAACCGGTGAAGTTCTCGAGCTACCACGGCGGTGCGAGGGAGGAAGGCCTGCTGGACTTTTCAGCGTCACTTAACCCCTATCCTCCCGAATGGCTCGACGAGATGTTCGAGCGTGCTAAGGGAATAAGCGACCGCTATCCCTACTACGAAAGGCTTGAGGAGGGCCTTTCGGAACTAATCGGCGAGGAAGTTACCGTGACCGCTGGCATTACTGAAGCCCTCTACCTCCTCGGAACCCTCGCCCTCCGGGGGAGGAAGGTTGTAGTCCCCAGGCACACCTACGGCGAGTATGAAAGAACCGCGCACATCTTCGGGGCGGAAGTTATTAAGGGCCCGAACGAGCCTTGGAAGCTGGCTGAGCTGGTTGAGAAGGACTCGGTGGTCTTCTTCTGCAACCCAAACAACCCGGACGGGAGGTTCTACCGCGTTAAAGAGCTCAAGCCCCTCCTCGATGCCGCTGAAGACAATAAAGCCCTGCTCGTCCTGGATGAGGCCTTCATGGACTTCGTTAAGAACTTTGAAAGCCCTGAAGGGGAGAACGTCGTAAAGCTCAGAACCTTCACCAAGGGCTACGGCCTGCCCGGAATAAGGGTCGGCTACGTGATCGGCTTCCCAGAGGCGTTTAGGAGCGTTAGAATGCCCTGGGGCATTGGCTCGACCGGCGCGGCTTTCCTTGAGTTTCTCCTTGAAGATCGCTTAAAGCACCTGAAAAAGACGGTGCCGCTGATCTGGCGCGAAAAGGAGAGGATTGAAAAAGCCCTGAATGTTAGAAGCGACGCCAATTTCTTCATCAAGCGCGTTGGAGACGCTAAAAAAGTCGTCGAAGCCCTCAGAGGGCGGGGGATCCTTGTGAGGAGCTGCGAGAGCTTCGGCCTCCCCGAGCACATCCGGTTCTCCGTGAAAAGGCCAGAGGAGAACGAAATACTTGTCAGGGCGCTGAAAGAGGTTTAA
- a CDS encoding CBS domain-containing protein — protein MVGILVQEVMTDRFQKVDINAPLSEAVGIFEKEDPDLILVFDGNLYKGVLTQDLIIRSHLKWDPTKAKVKDVYKPAPVVQPGDDLSRAAKLMLEVDLRSLPVGESKAEIIGVVNDVAVLERVAQEKFGKDRVENYMTKDVITLTPQDTVAKALATMRDHAISRIPIVNEEGKLEGLVTLHDLIVRFIKPRFRAQYGEVAGEKIPPFSMPLRDVMIRGVITILPDATVREAVATMRDNDIDGLVVVNEDNKVVGVLTVKDLLLPISKMTEKEARFYLQLGGDASTLSDFTRERIISDIKRFVDGYESLLGQEGVIYLYIRRFKEKFRGVHLYQARMRISTDRGLFVATGESWGAIQAVHDALRAIERQLLQKAELEKDLRYAKRFLEKLEF, from the coding sequence ATGGTTGGAATTCTGGTGCAGGAGGTTATGACGGACAGGTTCCAGAAGGTGGACATCAACGCCCCGCTTTCTGAGGCGGTTGGCATATTCGAAAAGGAGGATCCGGACCTGATTCTCGTGTTCGATGGAAATCTGTACAAAGGAGTCCTAACCCAGGACCTGATAATCAGATCTCACCTCAAGTGGGACCCTACCAAAGCCAAGGTTAAGGATGTCTACAAACCTGCCCCCGTTGTCCAGCCCGGCGATGACCTCAGCAGGGCCGCAAAGCTCATGCTTGAAGTTGATCTGAGGTCTCTCCCCGTTGGCGAATCAAAGGCCGAGATAATCGGTGTCGTAAACGATGTGGCCGTCCTCGAAAGGGTCGCCCAGGAAAAGTTTGGAAAGGACAGGGTTGAAAACTACATGACAAAGGACGTTATAACCCTCACCCCCCAAGACACCGTGGCGAAGGCTCTCGCCACTATGAGAGACCACGCTATCTCCAGGATACCCATAGTCAACGAGGAGGGCAAACTGGAGGGCCTGGTTACCCTCCACGATCTGATAGTGCGCTTTATCAAACCCCGCTTCAGGGCCCAGTACGGTGAAGTTGCAGGTGAGAAGATACCGCCCTTCAGCATGCCACTGCGCGATGTGATGATAAGGGGAGTAATAACCATACTCCCCGACGCTACCGTCAGGGAAGCCGTCGCCACAATGAGGGACAACGACATCGATGGACTTGTAGTCGTCAACGAGGACAACAAAGTTGTCGGAGTGCTCACCGTTAAGGACCTCCTCCTGCCAATTTCGAAGATGACTGAAAAGGAGGCCCGTTTCTACCTCCAGCTCGGCGGTGACGCTTCAACCCTGAGTGACTTCACCAGGGAGAGGATAATCAGCGACATCAAAAGGTTCGTTGACGGCTACGAGAGCCTGCTTGGCCAGGAGGGCGTAATATACCTCTACATAAGGCGCTTTAAGGAGAAGTTCAGGGGAGTCCACCTCTACCAGGCAAGGATGAGGATATCCACCGACAGAGGACTTTTCGTGGCCACCGGCGAGAGCTGGGGCGCCATTCAGGCCGTCCACGATGCACTCCGCGCCATCGAGAGACAGCTCCTTCAGAAGGCCGAGCTCGAGAAGGACCTAAGGTACGCCAAGAGGTTCCTCGAGAAGCTGGAGTTCTGA
- a CDS encoding 2,3-bisphosphoglycerate-independent phosphoglycerate mutase: MKQRKGLLIILDGLGDRPIKEFGGKTPLEYANTPNMDKLAKMGILGQQDPIKPGQPAGSDTAHLSIFGYDPYKVYRGRGFLEALGAGLDLNEDDLAFRVNFATIEKGIITDRRAGRISTEEVHELAKAIQENVRIPVDFIFTGATGHRAVLVLRGMAKGYRVGENDPHETGKPPHPFSWEDEESKKVAEILEEFVRKAHEVLDRHPINEKRMKEGKPVANYLLIRGAGTYPDIPMKFTEQWKVKAAGVIAVSLVKGVARAIGFDVYTPEGATGEYNTDEMAKARKAVELLKDYDFVFLHFKPTDAAGHDNNPRLKAEMIEKADRMIGYIIEHIDLEETVIAITGDHSTPCEVMNHSGDPVPLLIAGGGVRPDETKAFGERECMRGGLGRIKGHDIVPIMMDLMNRSEKFGA, encoded by the coding sequence ATGAAGCAGAGGAAGGGATTGCTCATAATCCTCGACGGCCTCGGCGACAGGCCAATCAAAGAATTTGGCGGAAAAACACCGCTTGAATATGCCAACACGCCGAACATGGATAAGCTGGCGAAGATGGGGATCCTCGGGCAACAGGACCCCATAAAGCCCGGACAGCCGGCGGGAAGCGATACGGCCCACCTCAGCATCTTCGGTTACGACCCCTACAAAGTCTACCGCGGCAGGGGCTTCCTCGAGGCCCTCGGAGCCGGCCTTGACCTCAACGAGGACGACCTGGCTTTCCGCGTCAACTTCGCCACCATCGAAAAGGGCATCATAACCGACAGGCGCGCCGGGAGAATAAGCACGGAGGAAGTCCACGAGCTGGCGAAGGCCATCCAGGAGAACGTCAGGATACCGGTTGATTTTATCTTCACCGGAGCAACCGGCCACAGGGCCGTTCTCGTTCTCAGGGGCATGGCCAAAGGTTACCGCGTCGGTGAGAACGACCCCCACGAGACCGGCAAGCCACCCCACCCCTTCTCCTGGGAGGACGAGGAGAGCAAGAAAGTGGCGGAAATCCTTGAGGAGTTCGTCAGGAAAGCCCACGAGGTTCTCGACAGACACCCGATAAACGAGAAGCGCATGAAGGAGGGCAAGCCGGTTGCCAACTACCTCCTCATCAGGGGTGCCGGAACCTATCCAGACATCCCGATGAAGTTCACGGAGCAGTGGAAGGTCAAAGCCGCCGGAGTAATAGCGGTCTCCCTCGTTAAGGGCGTCGCCAGGGCCATAGGGTTCGACGTTTACACGCCGGAGGGAGCAACGGGCGAGTACAACACCGACGAGATGGCAAAGGCGAGGAAGGCAGTTGAACTGCTCAAGGATTATGACTTCGTCTTCCTCCACTTCAAGCCCACTGATGCCGCTGGCCACGACAACAACCCCAGGCTCAAGGCGGAGATGATAGAGAAGGCCGACAGGATGATAGGCTACATCATCGAGCACATTGACCTCGAGGAGACCGTCATAGCGATAACCGGCGACCACTCAACGCCCTGTGAGGTAATGAACCACAGCGGCGACCCGGTTCCGCTCCTTATCGCCGGCGGCGGCGTCAGGCCCGATGAAACCAAGGCCTTCGGCGAGAGGGAGTGCATGCGCGGCGGCCTCGGAAGGATAAAGGGCCACGACATCGTTCCCATCATGATGGACCTGATGAACAGGAGTGAAAAGTTCGGGGCCTGA
- the map gene encoding type II methionyl aminopeptidase, whose product MDEMEALIKAGEIARQVRKEVVDLVKPGTKLYDIAEFVERRIVELGGKPAFPCNLSTNAQAAHYTPYKGDETTLKEGDYLKIDLGVHIDGYIADTAVTVRVGMEEDELMEAAREALENAIATVRAGAKIREIGKAIEETIRGKGFNPIVNLSGHKIERYRLHTGLSIPNVYRQNDTYELKEGDVIAIEPFATTGAGQVIEVPPALIFMYLQDRPTRNVHARRLLMKIKNEYKTLPFAYRWLQGFLPEGQLKMALSQLETAGAIYAYPILREIRGGMVAQFEHTVIVERDGAYVTT is encoded by the coding sequence ATGGACGAGATGGAGGCTCTGATCAAGGCAGGAGAGATAGCAAGACAAGTCAGAAAGGAGGTCGTGGATCTCGTTAAACCAGGAACAAAGCTCTACGACATAGCGGAGTTCGTCGAGAGGAGAATAGTCGAGCTCGGCGGAAAACCGGCATTTCCATGCAATCTCTCAACAAACGCACAGGCGGCCCATTACACCCCCTATAAGGGGGATGAGACCACGTTGAAAGAGGGGGACTACCTGAAGATAGACCTGGGAGTCCACATCGACGGGTACATCGCCGACACCGCGGTGACCGTTAGGGTTGGTATGGAAGAAGATGAGCTCATGGAAGCGGCCAGGGAAGCGCTCGAGAACGCTATAGCCACCGTCAGGGCAGGGGCGAAGATAAGGGAGATCGGAAAAGCCATTGAGGAGACGATAAGGGGGAAGGGTTTCAATCCTATCGTAAACCTGAGTGGCCATAAAATAGAGCGCTACAGGCTTCATACTGGATTAAGCATTCCAAACGTTTACAGGCAGAACGACACCTACGAACTCAAAGAGGGGGATGTAATAGCCATAGAACCCTTCGCTACAACCGGGGCGGGACAGGTAATAGAGGTCCCCCCGGCGCTGATATTTATGTATCTCCAAGACAGGCCAACCAGGAACGTCCACGCCCGGAGGCTTTTAATGAAGATTAAGAACGAGTACAAGACGTTGCCCTTTGCCTACCGCTGGCTTCAGGGCTTTCTGCCGGAGGGACAGCTGAAAATGGCTTTGTCCCAGCTTGAAACGGCCGGCGCCATCTACGCCTATCCGATTCTCAGGGAAATACGGGGCGGCATGGTTGCCCAGTTCGAGCACACTGTGATAGTTGAGAGAGACGGTGCTTACGTGACGACTTGA
- a CDS encoding TrkH family potassium uptake protein, with protein sequence MLEFRRYINSTEDIFVVQNLIGAILEGVGVAYLFPVLLTWFYPSEIGYVPYFAVPGFINVLLGAWLSRQQKKIEDVNLRQAMISAAFIWLFASLVSVVPFIKIANMSFLDSYFESMSAWTGTGLTMMKNLESYPHVLLFWRAWMQWLGGIGIVLVALSILIRPGVAAARLYRAEARNERILPNLVNTAKVIFQIYLALTLIGTYLYYVNGMGLFDALTHSMTGLGTGGMSTHDASIGYFNSMSIEAITIFLMIMGAVNFTVHYRVFKEKRIGSFFDDVQVRYMFLFLIPAISLLAYGLVWDGDSVGDSLRQAVFHAVSAISCTGFSISDLSKYPELDRFLLGLLMVIGGGAGSTAGGIKLIRFTLMYESLKWTIQQSILPRGAVIKRKVQNYVFTAEDLQEVTGFVITYLAFLLFGTLYMMVRLRVSLVDAFFETASAQGNVGLSVGITSPSLPVDVKVLLIALMWVGRLEIFSVLVFVVSLVTMVRVRKE encoded by the coding sequence ATGTTAGAATTCAGGAGGTACATCAACTCAACTGAAGACATCTTCGTCGTTCAGAATCTGATAGGTGCGATACTCGAGGGTGTTGGCGTAGCTTACCTGTTTCCTGTCCTTCTCACATGGTTCTATCCCTCGGAGATAGGTTACGTCCCCTACTTTGCCGTTCCGGGTTTTATCAACGTCCTCCTGGGGGCCTGGCTTTCCAGGCAACAGAAAAAGATAGAGGACGTAAACCTAAGGCAGGCCATGATCTCGGCTGCCTTTATATGGCTCTTCGCATCACTGGTAAGCGTTGTTCCCTTCATTAAAATAGCCAATATGAGCTTTTTGGATTCATACTTTGAGAGCATGAGCGCGTGGACTGGAACTGGTCTGACAATGATGAAGAACCTGGAGAGCTATCCACACGTTCTGCTCTTCTGGAGGGCGTGGATGCAATGGCTTGGCGGGATAGGGATAGTCCTCGTGGCCCTCTCCATTTTGATACGCCCCGGAGTTGCCGCCGCAAGGCTTTACCGGGCAGAGGCCAGAAACGAGAGAATCCTGCCCAACCTGGTCAACACGGCCAAGGTTATATTCCAGATCTACTTGGCTCTCACCTTAATCGGCACCTACCTGTACTACGTAAACGGCATGGGGCTCTTCGATGCTCTCACTCACTCAATGACCGGCCTGGGAACCGGTGGTATGAGCACCCACGACGCGAGCATCGGGTACTTTAACAGCATGAGCATAGAAGCGATTACAATCTTTTTGATGATCATGGGTGCCGTCAACTTCACAGTCCACTACCGGGTGTTCAAAGAAAAGCGCATAGGTTCGTTTTTTGATGACGTCCAGGTGAGGTACATGTTCCTTTTTCTCATCCCAGCGATATCCCTCCTGGCCTACGGCTTAGTCTGGGATGGTGATTCCGTTGGGGATTCCCTGAGACAGGCTGTATTCCACGCGGTCTCGGCAATTTCATGTACAGGCTTCAGTATCTCCGATCTCTCAAAGTACCCCGAACTTGACAGGTTTTTACTCGGTCTGCTGATGGTCATTGGGGGAGGCGCAGGAAGCACGGCGGGCGGTATAAAGCTGATCCGTTTCACCCTGATGTACGAAAGCCTGAAGTGGACCATTCAGCAGTCGATCCTTCCCAGGGGTGCGGTCATAAAAAGGAAGGTTCAAAACTACGTCTTCACGGCCGAGGATCTCCAGGAAGTCACGGGCTTTGTGATAACATACCTGGCCTTCCTTCTCTTCGGAACCCTCTACATGATGGTTCGCCTCAGGGTATCCCTGGTGGACGCATTTTTTGAAACCGCATCGGCCCAGGGCAACGTAGGCCTGAGCGTTGGGATAACTTCTCCGTCTTTGCCAGTTGATGTTAAAGTCCTCCTGATAGCCCTGATGTGGGTGGGCAGACTGGAGATATTCTCGGTCCTCGTGTTCGTGGTCAGCCTGGTGACCATGGTGAGGGTAAGAAAGGAATAA
- the cbiB gene encoding adenosylcobinamide-phosphate synthase CbiB, whose amino-acid sequence MDALFAFALAFLWDLLLGEPPVKLHPVVWFGKLAGLVDSRYKRRFPALDFLVGMVAALMVIAFALLLSLSPSLAPYPLNYLLVVYLLKSSFAARSLHEHVARTVTKDAEEKRKAVSMIVSRDVSKLDEPHLNSAAIESLAENLNDSVVAPLFYFLLFGLPGALVYRAVNTLDAMFGYRNERYEYFGKFSARLDDALNFLPARLTVLLYLPLGMGKVIRYYRLAKFKINSDKPIAAMGAILGVWLEKPGVYRFPGRAPADEDIKRALRLYWLIVTEWVAIVVPLLWTGVCPCLNR is encoded by the coding sequence ATGGACGCTTTATTCGCCTTCGCCCTGGCCTTCCTCTGGGACCTGCTTTTAGGGGAGCCGCCGGTGAAGCTCCACCCGGTGGTATGGTTCGGAAAGCTCGCTGGATTGGTCGATTCCCGCTATAAACGGCGCTTTCCAGCGCTTGATTTTCTGGTGGGGATGGTGGCGGCACTGATGGTTATTGCCTTTGCCCTTTTGCTTTCCCTCTCCCCCTCCCTTGCCCCCTATCCACTTAACTACCTGCTGGTGGTTTACCTCCTGAAGAGCTCTTTCGCAGCGAGGAGTTTGCACGAGCACGTTGCCAGGACTGTGACGAAGGACGCTGAAGAAAAGAGGAAGGCCGTCTCGATGATAGTCAGCAGGGACGTTAGCAAGCTTGACGAGCCCCACCTCAACTCAGCCGCTATAGAGAGCCTCGCCGAGAACCTCAATGACAGCGTTGTGGCACCTCTGTTCTACTTTCTCCTTTTCGGCCTACCCGGTGCTCTGGTCTATCGCGCCGTCAACACGCTCGACGCGATGTTTGGATACAGAAACGAGCGCTACGAATACTTTGGAAAGTTCTCGGCAAGACTTGACGATGCCCTCAACTTCCTCCCGGCCAGGCTGACGGTTCTCCTCTACCTGCCCCTCGGCATGGGGAAGGTCATCCGCTACTACCGCCTGGCCAAGTTCAAGATAAACTCCGATAAACCAATAGCCGCGATGGGCGCCATCCTGGGCGTGTGGCTTGAGAAGCCCGGCGTTTATCGTTTTCCCGGCAGGGCGCCAGCGGATGAAGACATAAAGAGGGCCTTAAGGCTCTACTGGCTCATCGTTACTGAGTGGGTAGCAATAGTTGTGCCGCTGCTCTGGACGGGGGTATGCCCATGCTTGAACCGGTGA
- a CDS encoding archaemetzincin family Zn-dependent metalloprotease translates to MPTILIAPIGEVDEALLERVADFVGAYYPRFGLSTGMLPEIPVEPFSRAFNPIRRQYPGRVFLPTLANLRKRAGGTAILGVTGVDLYEEGLNFIFGLANPSLGAAVISLHRLRPEFYGKGSDGELLKERAVKEAMHELGHVFGLGHCPNPRCVMHFSNSIMDTDFKSPLYCPVCEEKLAKNLGVLV, encoded by the coding sequence ATGCCGACGATACTGATCGCCCCGATTGGCGAGGTGGATGAGGCCCTCCTGGAGAGAGTGGCCGACTTTGTGGGGGCCTATTACCCCCGCTTTGGCCTTTCCACCGGAATGCTCCCGGAGATCCCCGTGGAGCCCTTTTCCCGCGCCTTCAACCCGATAAGGAGGCAGTACCCCGGTCGGGTCTTTCTTCCCACCTTAGCCAACCTCCGGAAAAGGGCGGGAGGAACGGCGATTCTCGGCGTTACAGGGGTTGATCTCTACGAGGAGGGGCTGAACTTCATCTTTGGTTTAGCCAATCCCTCACTCGGGGCGGCCGTGATATCTCTCCACAGGTTAAGGCCCGAGTTCTACGGGAAGGGGTCAGATGGAGAGCTTTTAAAGGAGAGGGCCGTTAAGGAAGCCATGCACGAGCTCGGCCACGTCTTCGGACTTGGGCACTGCCCGAATCCTCGGTGCGTTATGCACTTCTCCAACTCGATAATGGATACAGACTTTAAAAGTCCCCTCTACTGCCCAGTCTGTGAGGAGAAGCTGGCCAAAAACCTGGGGGTGTTGGTGTGA
- a CDS encoding sodium:calcium antiporter: MLEFAVWSLSILAGIAILVLAGDRLSDKIIEVARRAGVSPLIISIVLVSFSTTLPEITTSALASYQGVNGIALGNALGSIFANIALILGLASLIKPLKADSPAYENSLAMLASLVFLMVLSIDGTLSRLDGFLLLLAYAAYLRWLLKKHARNGADWEPVDGVGIIDYALLIILGLFLVGGAGMVVFGGKNIAQALGVSDFVVGATVVAVGTSLPEMTNAIYGAIRERGNISVGNIIGANIINALVVLGIASLIRPLQTGASVLTVILVLFVMVPMIASLRKTGGIGRRVGAYFLALYALYLALLFYGVEL; the protein is encoded by the coding sequence ATGCTCGAGTTTGCGGTATGGTCTCTCTCAATACTCGCCGGAATCGCGATCCTCGTTCTTGCCGGGGATAGGCTGTCCGACAAAATAATCGAGGTTGCGAGGAGGGCGGGCGTCTCGCCGCTCATTATAAGCATCGTCCTCGTGAGCTTCTCGACCACTCTGCCAGAGATAACCACCAGCGCCCTGGCGAGCTATCAGGGGGTCAACGGGATAGCCCTCGGGAACGCCCTCGGAAGCATTTTCGCCAACATCGCCCTGATCCTCGGCCTCGCCTCCCTGATCAAGCCCCTAAAAGCGGACTCCCCCGCCTATGAGAACTCACTTGCAATGCTTGCTTCACTCGTCTTTCTCATGGTTCTATCGATCGACGGAACGTTGAGCAGGCTCGATGGATTTTTACTTCTTCTCGCCTACGCTGCCTACCTCCGCTGGCTGTTGAAGAAGCACGCAAGGAATGGGGCTGACTGGGAGCCGGTGGACGGAGTCGGGATTATCGACTATGCTCTCCTCATCATTCTCGGCCTCTTCCTCGTCGGCGGTGCCGGGATGGTGGTCTTCGGTGGCAAGAACATCGCCCAGGCCCTCGGCGTCTCTGACTTCGTGGTCGGAGCAACGGTGGTGGCGGTGGGGACGTCCCTCCCGGAGATGACCAACGCCATCTATGGGGCCATAAGGGAGCGCGGGAACATAAGCGTCGGTAACATAATAGGGGCCAACATCATAAACGCCCTCGTTGTCCTCGGGATAGCCTCCCTCATAAGGCCCCTCCAGACCGGGGCCTCGGTGCTGACGGTAATCCTCGTTCTTTTTGTAATGGTTCCAATGATAGCCTCCCTGAGAAAAACCGGGGGGATAGGCAGGCGCGTTGGGGCTTACTTCCTTGCCCTCTACGCGCTTTATTTGGCCCTCCTTTTTTACGGCGTTGAGCTTTGA
- a CDS encoding lysyl aminopeptidase, whose protein sequence is MVNLELLKKIVEAPGVSGYEFLGIRDAVLKELEPVVDEIYVDKLGNVIAHRKGSGPRVMVAAHMDKIGVMVNHIDKEGYLHVVPIGGVDPRTLVAQRIRFFTESGERFGVVGHVPPHLQKPEDRTKAADWDSIVVDVGADSKEEAEKMGFRVGTVGEFAPAFVQLNENRIATPYLDDRVCLYAMIETAKALENHEADIYFVASVQEEVGLRGAGVASYAIAPEIGIAMDVTFAKQVGDKGELVPKLGGGPVMDVGPNINPKVRAFADEVARKYGIPLQVEPSPRPTGTDANIMQINREGVATAVLSIPIRYMHSQVETADLRDIDLTIKLAKHLLEELKPMDLTP, encoded by the coding sequence ATGGTGAACCTGGAACTGCTTAAGAAGATCGTTGAAGCTCCCGGCGTTTCTGGCTACGAGTTCCTTGGAATAAGGGACGCCGTTTTGAAGGAACTCGAGCCGGTAGTGGACGAGATATACGTTGACAAGCTCGGAAACGTCATAGCCCACAGGAAGGGCTCGGGGCCCAGGGTAATGGTGGCCGCCCACATGGACAAGATAGGCGTCATGGTAAACCACATAGACAAGGAAGGCTACCTCCACGTTGTTCCAATCGGGGGCGTTGACCCGAGGACCCTCGTCGCCCAGAGGATTCGCTTCTTCACCGAGAGCGGCGAGCGCTTTGGCGTTGTCGGCCATGTGCCACCCCACCTCCAGAAGCCGGAGGACAGGACGAAAGCGGCCGACTGGGACAGCATAGTCGTTGACGTTGGCGCCGACAGCAAGGAGGAAGCCGAAAAGATGGGCTTCCGCGTCGGCACAGTCGGGGAATTCGCCCCGGCCTTCGTACAGCTCAACGAGAACCGCATAGCCACGCCCTATCTCGATGACCGCGTCTGCCTTTACGCCATGATTGAAACGGCCAAGGCCCTCGAGAACCACGAGGCTGACATTTACTTCGTCGCCTCTGTCCAGGAAGAAGTCGGGCTCAGGGGTGCCGGGGTTGCCAGCTATGCCATAGCCCCTGAAATAGGCATAGCCATGGACGTTACCTTCGCCAAGCAGGTCGGCGACAAGGGTGAGCTGGTGCCAAAGCTCGGCGGCGGGCCGGTCATGGACGTGGGGCCAAACATCAACCCGAAGGTCAGGGCCTTCGCCGACGAAGTCGCCAGGAAGTACGGGATACCACTCCAGGTCGAGCCTTCTCCAAGGCCAACTGGAACGGATGCAAACATAATGCAGATCAACAGGGAAGGCGTTGCCACGGCCGTTCTCAGTATACCGATAAGGTACATGCACAGCCAGGTCGAGACAGCTGATCTGAGGGACATCGACCTCACAATAAAGCTCGCCAAACACCTCCTTGAGGAGCTTAAGCCGATGGATTTGACTCCCTGA
- a CDS encoding PAB0415 family putative ATP pyrophosphatase, translating into MRGVAFFSGGKDGLYALYLAEKSGIKVPYLLALKTTIELSPHWENLDALKTLAGAMGRELLTFDMARGSDSLANLIASLGVDCIIAGDVLIKDHKKWVEWLAEKAGVEPLEPLWGRDTLGLARGMLREGFEWAIIAVDKRKLPKEALTYAFRSREDLENFLRVYPGVDPVGEFGEFHTVVLASPLFEGRFELEVKSAEESERYHWIRFGLVRA; encoded by the coding sequence TTGAGAGGGGTCGCCTTCTTCTCTGGCGGCAAGGACGGGCTTTATGCACTGTACCTTGCCGAAAAATCGGGAATTAAAGTCCCCTACCTGCTGGCCTTAAAAACGACGATTGAGCTCTCACCGCACTGGGAGAACTTAGATGCCTTAAAAACGCTCGCCGGGGCGATGGGGAGGGAGTTGCTTACCTTTGACATGGCCCGCGGAAGTGACTCCCTTGCTAACCTCATAGCTTCCCTCGGCGTTGACTGCATCATAGCCGGCGACGTTCTAATCAAAGACCACAAAAAGTGGGTTGAATGGCTCGCGGAGAAAGCCGGGGTTGAGCCCCTCGAACCCCTCTGGGGAAGGGATACCCTCGGGTTGGCCAGGGGGATGCTCCGGGAGGGCTTTGAGTGGGCTATAATAGCCGTTGACAAGAGAAAGCTACCAAAAGAGGCGCTGACTTATGCATTCCGCTCGCGAGAAGACCTGGAGAACTTTTTAAGGGTTTACCCTGGCGTTGATCCTGTGGGCGAGTTCGGCGAGTTTCACACGGTGGTTTTGGCTTCGCCCCTCTTCGAAGGGCGCTTTGAGCTTGAGGTGAAGTCAGCCGAGGAAAGTGAGAGGTACCACTGGATCCGCTTTGGGCTGGTGAGGGCATGA
- the cyaB gene encoding class IV adenylate cyclase — MIEVELKGYADEEIFERVREKYRLVRREYHEDTYFQHPCRDFSKTDEALRIRIRQFNGHFEVFMTYKGPKLDKKSKTRKEIEVELTDPDKYVEILKNLGFVEVLTVTKIREKYYVEKGISIALDEVENLGKFIEIETLVEDEGEIGEAVEHLRAILEELGVKHFERRSYLELLMERYRNGEA, encoded by the coding sequence GTGATAGAGGTGGAGCTGAAGGGCTACGCGGATGAGGAGATCTTCGAAAGGGTCCGGGAGAAGTACAGGCTCGTGAGGAGGGAGTACCACGAAGACACATACTTCCAGCATCCCTGCCGGGATTTCTCCAAAACCGACGAGGCCCTCAGGATAAGGATTAGGCAGTTCAACGGGCACTTCGAGGTCTTCATGACTTACAAGGGGCCGAAGCTTGATAAGAAATCGAAGACCAGGAAGGAGATAGAGGTTGAGCTGACCGATCCGGACAAGTACGTCGAAATACTCAAAAATCTGGGCTTTGTTGAGGTGCTCACGGTTACCAAGATACGTGAGAAGTACTACGTTGAGAAGGGCATCAGCATAGCTCTCGACGAAGTGGAAAACCTCGGGAAGTTCATCGAGATCGAAACCCTTGTTGAGGATGAGGGGGAGATTGGGGAAGCTGTAGAGCACCTCAGGGCAATTTTAGAGGAGCTTGGCGTTAAACATTTTGAACGGAGGTCCTACCTTGAACTCTTGATGGAGCGATACAGGAATGGGGAAGCTTGA